One Bombus pyrosoma isolate SC7728 linkage group LG9, ASM1482585v1, whole genome shotgun sequence genomic window carries:
- the LOC122570498 gene encoding breast cancer type 1 susceptibility protein homolog isoform X3: protein MMKQAFITAEKLAEEIRNIQKCLQCTICLHTISDPVKTLCGHRFCRQCIQTLLQSKNALCPLCNRAIQRRSISKDEHMILYIDGLQKLIEAVQSDSGIDILSYLSRPRCTQQSELSGNTEFTRCDTRQLIKPSCSYVGTSLQKEVVSRNRRGRSRKNLTSQKNRTRSTQKKDGGITKYLSKCGLSGIGQLDESNDSLDENLAQGKVTSWLENLSKQEALDSPYKSETVQSPTCNFNDTLIISVSQNDPQIKIDNFDKDVDTSVKDDPSQAVRQVGRTSLRSENNESDSNNTSDRRTSTETKTAIASSKLDFDTMNPRPSTSRMTRSFDDSKEKSEEKFIDVNRTSPCDMLSSMQKNWSSVEKFGKEMRTRKKKLKSLNVSIENKGKSRSVDEATTNLNKEENVKPKVVDDIGNGRTRKRKESMMAEDVANVIVDERFDEETKSSAKSDFVRARDASPPSGRKDRSMSEKVQSTTESSFITLEEDRQVRIRYLNTCQMNAIIGVTYEDSRDGIETDQTNNGGETMLPTKRHVDLFDTPFHDRDKIFSQTSLVKSDSYRGGPNLFDESRNEKNCSPTPTKMITMIDEADSTSNLQTSTPHRRRLSLKRTSTDFKLNNSPSPIVDSRIGLQTVKRDLRFEIERESDQADGNVGADKRSLEEAIGTQKRRASTGDKLDGKRVRGLTATSTEFTNRRLENSGCNMSLVTFTKLGKTFKRRRKRIPFLYLGTTKRKAMVGHYPGFHLQRPCNPVDILDTLDYTIQDGFGNNALITLNDTQIIDENEGKEAEPVAAVSSVTEAVVFNNQVDHREENPPQEIQKKIVSVVDIPDSAENKSPDIDVLLVSLSGNKKPYLLPCDEQFAKSNNTSSKDTVKMIPSANDSQLQFLSLESPPIDTLQTQKRIHGTEPNAETNKVSVSGGFLHMSDQSDSPRTPMRKRRRFDSQDKFSDRMKIKSKVSDEEDVCSNHSFSSEVTCIRNDNEEVPIFQIGLDENCQSSDPSSKDTEIVPVSSGSNIATNEKGNKKKVFKRILPIASSSTDSPDIVSQGVSPTTKRKRVVSPEVSDGEWTAIVHNWVDERCKKKGKLEQTRDSSNLTNASRAARDNASLKSGSSDRDKSTNKLSTQCRQQLDFAGRSSDEETNFNGTKWSKSLDKPKDSSIVVQDSPDFGLTIDRMKNIRNKTTELIQADTYDDIMANTDYEEIIIEDDNAKNKKSRRGSVECLEIASYERKSKSARSCVESSYSSSKDVLCVPSNGSDKENNHQISGVLYDSDNENEERLVPVYVNVVNKNSRKNRLQENSRKSSGNESMCISNKSLGQSSITSSSQKHPTNSCVSNSTIKDMSEHDSLMDITQHDLMIKQFEMDLFEKNYKNSNVPLEMEKKILQTPKRNKKCSNADGKDVEHSGEEDDIVENTPNTKTKNLEAINSTQRNVTSSFSVSKTLEKPLPAKILQSATGRCLTNISTPNSTISIPPLYQSTPKMHQSTCNNATKLVPRANESSNKQTKDSIQRNMDRSVEENAVQRTNNIEKDVVQIINNSQDNIVKSTNNVGDVEKNIAQRAHYANRQKLCFVCSGLTIHEIDLVKKLTQMLDGRYLAQFDKDVTHVIVKADKNNGASNTLKYLQGIVHRKWIVSYQWVVDSVKEKRLVNEEPYEVVDSKTLEEGPRKSRCREKGLFEGFCFLCIEPYVNVSIEQYQDLLRATGAIVVDSLRALAAEKNLMKIILIQADLHEFQIIGSFDDNSRVICINEWTDRSDARRANST from the exons atgatGAAGCAAGCGTTCATTACTGCTGAAAAACTAGCAGAGGAGattagaaatatacaaaaatgtttgcAATGCACAATTTG CTTGCATACCATATCTGATCCAGTGAAAACCCTTTGTGGGCATCGATTCTGTCGCCAGTGCATTCAAACGCTATTGCAAAGTAAAAATGCTCTCTGTCCACTCTGCAACCGTGCTATACAGCGTCGCAGCATTTCCAAGGACGAACACATGATATTATACATCGATGGACtacagaaattaatcgaagcGGTGCAATCGGATTCTGGCATCGATA TACTGTCTTATTTATCGAGACCACGCTGCACACAACAAAGCGAATTGTCAGGTAATACCGAATTCACTAGATGTGATACGAGGCAGCTGATCAAACCGAGTTGTTCTTACGTGGGCACCAGTCTACAAAAGGAAGTCGTTTCCCGAAATCGGAGAGGTCGATCTCGAAAAAACCTGACATCACAGAAAAACAGAACGAGATCTACGCAGAAGAAAGACGGCGGTATCACGAAATACTTGTCGAAATGTGGTTTGTCTGGCATAGGACAGTTAGATGAGTCGAACGATTCTCTAGACGAGAATCTGGCACAGGGCAAAGTAACAAGCTGGCTGGAGAATCTGTCCAAGCAGGAAGCGTTAGACAGTCCTTATAAATCTGAAACCGTGCAGTCTCCAACATGCAATTTTAACGACACGTTAATTATCTCAGTTTCTCAAAACGATCCACAGATCAAGATCGATAATTTTGACAAAGACGTTGACACGAGTGTGAAGGATGACCCTAGTCAAGCTGTCAGACAGGTTGGAAGGACATCTTTGAGGAGCGAGAATAACGAAAGCGATTCGAACAATACGAGCGATCGCAGGACGTCTACGGAGACGAAGACTGCGATTGCTTCGTCAAAGCTGGACTTTGATACGATGAATCCGAGGCCGAGCACGTCGAGGATGACGAGATCGTTTGACGATAGTAAGGAAAAGAGCGAAGAGAAATTCATAGACGTTAACAGGACGTCACCCTGTGACATGTTGTCCAGCATGCAGAAGAATTGGTCCTCTGTAGAGAAGTTCGGCAAAGAGATGCgcacgaggaagaagaaattgaaatcctTGAACGTGAGCATCGAGAACAAGGGCAAATCTCGGTCAGTAGATGAAGCTACGACGAACCTGAACAAAGAGGAAAATGTGAAGCCGAAAGTTGTCGACGACATAGGTAATGGAcgaacgaggaaaagaaaggaatcgATGATGGCTGAAGACGTCGCGAATGTCATTGTGGACGAAAGATTCGACGAGGAGACGAAAAGTTCGGCAAAAAGTGATTTTGTTCGCGCGAGAGATGCGTCGCCTCCAAGTGGTAGAAAGGATAGATCGATGTCAGAGAAAGTTCAGTCGACCACTGAATCGTCCTTTATCACGCTAGAAGAGGACAGACAGGTGCGCATTCGATATTTGAACACCTGTCAGATGAACGCGATTATCGGTGTAACATACGAGGATTCACGAGATGGCATTGAAACGGATCAAACGAATAATGGCGGGGAAACGATGCTCCCTACAAAGCGACACGTCGATCTATTCGATACGCCTTTCCACGATCGAGATAAGATATTTTCTCAAACGTCGCTGGTTAAATCAGACAGTTACCGAGGTGGACCGAATCTGTTTGATGAATCCCGtaatgagaaaaattgttctcCGACACCAACGAAAATGATTACGATGATCGATGAAGCTGATTCTACCTCAAACTTACAAACTTCAACGCCTCATCGCAGAAGATTGTCTCTGAAGAGAACAAGTACagattttaaattgaataattctcCCAGTCCGATTGTTGATTCTCGTATTGGTCTGCAGACTGTTAAACGAGACTTGAGATTTGAGATTGAGCGTGAAAGTGATCAGGCTGATGGAAACGTTGGCGCAGATAAGAGGAGTCTGGAGGAAGCAATTGGAACGCAGAAACGTAGAGCTTCTACAGGTGATAAACTGGATGGTAAACGTGTCAGAGGCTTGACTGCCACTTCGACCGAGTTTACAAACAGGAGGCTGGAGAACAGCGGGTGCAATATGTCCCTGGTCACGTTCACGAAACTAGGGAAAACTTTCAAGCGTCGCAGAAAACGAATTCCCTTCTTGTATCTGGGAACAACCAAACGAAAAGCGATGGTGGGCCATTATCCTGGGTTCCATTTACAAAGACCGTGTAATCCGGTTGATATATTGGACACGCTGGATTATACAATTCAAGATGGCTTTGGTAACAATGCACTAATCACGTTGAACGATACACAGATAATAGATGAGAACGAAGGCAAAGAAGCAGAACCTGTCGCGGCAGTAAGTAGTGTAACTGAAGCGGTCGTTTTCAATAATCAGGTAGATCATCGTGAAGAAAATCCGCCTCAAGAAATtcagaagaaaattgtttcagttGTTGATATCCCTGACAGTGCTGAAAATAAATCTCCAGATATAGATGTACTCTTGGTATCTCTgagtggaaataaaaaaccGTATCTTTTACCATGTGACGAACAGTTTGCTAAATCAAATAATACATCGTCCAAGGATACCGTAAAGATGATACCATCAGCAAATGACTCCCAGTTACAGTTCCTCTCTTTAGAATCCCCCCCGATCGACACTTTACAGACCCAGAAGCGGATCCACGGAACTGAACCCAACGCAGAGACCAACAAAGTCTCTGTCTCTGGAGGTTTCTTACACATGTCAGATCAATCCGATTCTCCTCGTACGCcaatgagaaaaagaaggagattTGATAGTCAAGACAAGTTCTCTgatagaatgaaaataaagtcTAAAGTCAGCGACGAGGAGGACGTTTGCTCCAATCACAGTTTCTCGTCAGAGGTCACGTGCATTAGGAACGACAACGAAGAAGTCCCAATCTTCCAGATCGGTTTAGACGAAAATTGTCAGTCCTCCGATCCTAGCAGCAAAGACACGGAAATCGTACCGGTAAGCTCTGGCTCAAATATTGCAACcaacgaaaaaggaaacaagaaGAAGGTGTTTAAGAGAATTTTGCCAATCGCCAGTTCAAGCACTGATTCCCCGGACATTGTCTCTCAAGGTGTCTCTCCGACGACCAAGCGGAAACGAGTCGTTTCTCCTGAAGTTAGCGACGGAGAGTGGACCGCGATCGTGCACAACTGGGTCGATGAGAGGTGCAAAAAGAAAGGTAAATTGGAGCAAACTCGTGATTCCTCTAATTTGACGAATGCGTCTCGCGCGGCTAGAGACAACGCTTCGTTGAAGTCTGGCTCGTCAGATCGTGACAAATCTACCAACAAACTGTCTACGCAGTGTAGACAGCAGTTAGACTTCGCTGGTAGATCCAGCGACGAGGAAACCAATTTCAATGGAACCAAGTGGAGTAAGAGTTTGGATAAGCCTAAGGATTCGTCGATTGTTGTCCAGGATTCGCCTGATTTTGGATTGACGATagatcgaatgaaaaatatacgaaacaaaACAACGGAACTCATACAGGCGGATACTTACGACGATATCATGGCAAATACAGACTATGAAGAAATCATTATAGAGGACGATAatgcaaagaataaaaaatctaGAAGAGGATCGGTCGAGTGTTTGGAGATAGCTAGTTATGAGAGAAAATCTAAATCAGCAAGATCGTGCGTTGAAAGTTCTTACTCGTCGAGTAAAGATGTTCTGTGCGTACCTTCTAATGGATCTGATAAGGAGAATAACCATCAAATATCTGGTGTATTGTACGATAGTGACAATGAGAATGAAGAGAGACTGGTTCCAGTGTATGTAAATGTGGTTAATAAGAATTCGAGGAAGAATAGATTACAAGAAAATTCACGCAAGTCGTCCGGCAACGAATCGATGTGTATTTCAAACAAATCATTGGGACAGAGTTCAATAACTTCTTCTTCTCAGAAGCATCCAACGAATTCGTGTGTGAGCAATTCTACAATTAAGGATATGTCCGAACATGATTCTTTGATGGACATCACGCAACATGATCTGATGATTAAACAATTTGAGATGGATCtgtttgagaaaaattataaaaattctaacgTGCCTttggaaatggaaaagaagatTCTACAGACGCCGAAGCGTAACAAGAAGTGTTCAAACGCAGATGGAAAG GACGTCGAACACTCGGGTGAAGAAGACGACATTGTCGAGAACACTCCTAACACAAAGACGAAAAA TTTGGAAGCGATCAATTCGACGCAGAGGAATGTGACATCGTCGTTCTCGGTTTCGAAGACCTTGGAAAAACCATTGCCTGCCAAAATTCTACAGTCGGCGACCGGAAGATGCCTCACCAATATCAGCACTCCAAATTCCACGATCAGCATTCCTCCTCTTTACCAGAGCACCCCGAAAATGCATCAGTCTACCTGCAATAACGCCACGAAGCTTGTTCCTCGCGCGAATGAATCCTCTAACAAGCAGACGAAGGATTCCATTCAGCGAAATATGGATCGAAGCGTTGAGGAAAACGCTGTTCAACGTACAAATAACATTGAGAAAGATGTcgttcaaattataaataatagtcaggataatatcgttaaaagtacaaataatGTTGGAGACGttgagaaaaatatcgctCAACGTGCACACTATGCCAACAGACAGAAGCTCTGTTTTGTATGCAGCGGATTGACAATTCATGAAATCGATCTAGTGAAGAAGTTAACGCAAATGCTGGACGGTAGATACCTGGCTCAGTTCGATAAGGATGTAACACACGTGATCGTGAAAGCTGACAAAAATAACGGAGCTAGCAACACGTTGAAATACCTGCAGGGTATAGTCCATAGGAAATGGATCGTGAGTTATCAGTGGGTGGTTGATTCGGTAAAGGAGAAAAGATTAGTGAACGAGGAACCGTACGAAGTGGTAGATTCTAAGACTCTCGAAGAAGGCCCTCGAAAATCGCGATGCAGAGAGAAGGGTTTATTCGAGGGATTCTGCTTTCTATGTATTGAACCGTACGTCAACGTTTCTATAGAACAGTATCAG GACTTGCTACGCGCTACGGGTGCCATCGTGGTCGACTCGTTACGCGCTCTAGCCGCTGAGAAGAATTTGATGAAGATCATTTTGATTCAGGCCGACCTTCATGAATTCCAAATTATTG
- the LOC122570498 gene encoding breast cancer type 1 susceptibility protein homolog isoform X2 encodes MMKQAFITAEKLAEEIRNIQKCLQCTICLHTISDPVKTLCGHRFCRQCIQTLLQSKNALCPLCNRAIQRRSISKDEHMILYIDGLQKLIEAVQSDSGIDILSYLSRPRCTQQSELSGNTEFTRCDTRQLIKPSCSYVGTSLQKEVVSRNRRGRSRKNLTSQKNRTRSTQKKDGGITKYLSKCGLSGIGQLDESNDSLDENLAQGKVTSWLENLSKQEALDSPYKSETVQSPTCNFNDTLIISVSQNDPQIKIDNFDKDVDTSVKDDPSQAVRQVGRTSLRSENNESDSNNTSDRRTSTETKTAIASSKLDFDTMNPRPSTSRMTRSFDDSKEKSEEKFIDVNRTSPCDMLSSMQKNWSSVEKFGKEMRTRKKKLKSLNVSIENKGKSRSVDEATTNLNKEENVKPKVVDDIGNGRTRKRKESMMAEDVANVIVDERFDEETKSSAKSDFVRARDASPPSGRKDRSMSEKVQSTTESSFITLEEDRQVRIRYLNTCQMNAIIGVTYEDSRDGIETDQTNNGGETMLPTKRHVDLFDTPFHDRDKIFSQTSLVKSDSYRGGPNLFDESRNEKNCSPTPTKMITMIDEADSTSNLQTSTPHRRRLSLKRTSTDFKLNNSPSPIVDSRIGLQTVKRDLRFEIERESDQADGNVGADKRSLEEAIGTQKRRASTGDKLDGKRVRGLTATSTEFTNRRLENSGCNMSLVTFTKLGKTFKRRRKRIPFLYLGTTKRKAMVGHYPGFHLQRPCNPVDILDTLDYTIQDGFGNNALITLNDTQIIDENEGKEAEPVAAVSSVTEAVVFNNQVDHREENPPQEIQKKIVSVVDIPDSAENKSPDIDVLLVSLSGNKKPYLLPCDEQFAKSNNTSSKDTVKMIPSANDSQLQFLSLESPPIDTLQTQKRIHGTEPNAETNKVSVSGGFLHMSDQSDSPRTPMRKRRRFDSQDKFSDRMKIKSKVSDEEDVCSNHSFSSEVTCIRNDNEEVPIFQIGLDENCQSSDPSSKDTEIVPVSSGSNIATNEKGNKKKVFKRILPIASSSTDSPDIVSQGVSPTTKRKRVVSPEVSDGEWTAIVHNWVDERCKKKGKLEQTRDSSNLTNASRAARDNASLKSGSSDRDKSTNKLSTQCRQQLDFAGRSSDEETNFNGTKWSKSLDKPKDSSIVVQDSPDFGLTIDRMKNIRNKTTELIQADTYDDIMANTDYEEIIIEDDNAKNKKSRRGSVECLEIASYERKSKSARSCVESSYSSSKDVLCVPSNGSDKENNHQISGVLYDSDNENEERLVPVYVNVVNKNSRKNRLQENSRKSSGNESMCISNKSLGQSSITSSSQKHPTNSCVSNSTIKDMSEHDSLMDITQHDLMIKQFEMDLFEKNYKNSNVPLEMEKKILQTPKRNKKCSNADGKDVEHSGEEDDIVENTPNTKTKNLEAINSTQRNVTSSFSVSKTLEKPLPAKILQSATGRCLTNISTPNSTISIPPLYQSTPKMHQSTCNNATKLVPRANESSNKQTKDSIQRNMDRSVEENAVQRTNNIEKDVVQIINNSQDNIVKSTNNVGDVEKNIAQRAHYANRQKLCFVCSGLTIHEIDLVKKLTQMLDGRYLAQFDKDVTHVIVKADKNNGASNTLKYLQGIVHRKWIVSYQWVVDSVKEKRLVNEEPYEVVDSKTLEEGPRKSRCREKGLFEGFCFLCIEPYVNVSIEQYQDLLRATGAIVVDSLRALAAEKNLMKIILIQADLHEFQIIVTPMFYEISIFHFYLLKQVPIEITTRNSKIPTTH; translated from the exons atgatGAAGCAAGCGTTCATTACTGCTGAAAAACTAGCAGAGGAGattagaaatatacaaaaatgtttgcAATGCACAATTTG CTTGCATACCATATCTGATCCAGTGAAAACCCTTTGTGGGCATCGATTCTGTCGCCAGTGCATTCAAACGCTATTGCAAAGTAAAAATGCTCTCTGTCCACTCTGCAACCGTGCTATACAGCGTCGCAGCATTTCCAAGGACGAACACATGATATTATACATCGATGGACtacagaaattaatcgaagcGGTGCAATCGGATTCTGGCATCGATA TACTGTCTTATTTATCGAGACCACGCTGCACACAACAAAGCGAATTGTCAGGTAATACCGAATTCACTAGATGTGATACGAGGCAGCTGATCAAACCGAGTTGTTCTTACGTGGGCACCAGTCTACAAAAGGAAGTCGTTTCCCGAAATCGGAGAGGTCGATCTCGAAAAAACCTGACATCACAGAAAAACAGAACGAGATCTACGCAGAAGAAAGACGGCGGTATCACGAAATACTTGTCGAAATGTGGTTTGTCTGGCATAGGACAGTTAGATGAGTCGAACGATTCTCTAGACGAGAATCTGGCACAGGGCAAAGTAACAAGCTGGCTGGAGAATCTGTCCAAGCAGGAAGCGTTAGACAGTCCTTATAAATCTGAAACCGTGCAGTCTCCAACATGCAATTTTAACGACACGTTAATTATCTCAGTTTCTCAAAACGATCCACAGATCAAGATCGATAATTTTGACAAAGACGTTGACACGAGTGTGAAGGATGACCCTAGTCAAGCTGTCAGACAGGTTGGAAGGACATCTTTGAGGAGCGAGAATAACGAAAGCGATTCGAACAATACGAGCGATCGCAGGACGTCTACGGAGACGAAGACTGCGATTGCTTCGTCAAAGCTGGACTTTGATACGATGAATCCGAGGCCGAGCACGTCGAGGATGACGAGATCGTTTGACGATAGTAAGGAAAAGAGCGAAGAGAAATTCATAGACGTTAACAGGACGTCACCCTGTGACATGTTGTCCAGCATGCAGAAGAATTGGTCCTCTGTAGAGAAGTTCGGCAAAGAGATGCgcacgaggaagaagaaattgaaatcctTGAACGTGAGCATCGAGAACAAGGGCAAATCTCGGTCAGTAGATGAAGCTACGACGAACCTGAACAAAGAGGAAAATGTGAAGCCGAAAGTTGTCGACGACATAGGTAATGGAcgaacgaggaaaagaaaggaatcgATGATGGCTGAAGACGTCGCGAATGTCATTGTGGACGAAAGATTCGACGAGGAGACGAAAAGTTCGGCAAAAAGTGATTTTGTTCGCGCGAGAGATGCGTCGCCTCCAAGTGGTAGAAAGGATAGATCGATGTCAGAGAAAGTTCAGTCGACCACTGAATCGTCCTTTATCACGCTAGAAGAGGACAGACAGGTGCGCATTCGATATTTGAACACCTGTCAGATGAACGCGATTATCGGTGTAACATACGAGGATTCACGAGATGGCATTGAAACGGATCAAACGAATAATGGCGGGGAAACGATGCTCCCTACAAAGCGACACGTCGATCTATTCGATACGCCTTTCCACGATCGAGATAAGATATTTTCTCAAACGTCGCTGGTTAAATCAGACAGTTACCGAGGTGGACCGAATCTGTTTGATGAATCCCGtaatgagaaaaattgttctcCGACACCAACGAAAATGATTACGATGATCGATGAAGCTGATTCTACCTCAAACTTACAAACTTCAACGCCTCATCGCAGAAGATTGTCTCTGAAGAGAACAAGTACagattttaaattgaataattctcCCAGTCCGATTGTTGATTCTCGTATTGGTCTGCAGACTGTTAAACGAGACTTGAGATTTGAGATTGAGCGTGAAAGTGATCAGGCTGATGGAAACGTTGGCGCAGATAAGAGGAGTCTGGAGGAAGCAATTGGAACGCAGAAACGTAGAGCTTCTACAGGTGATAAACTGGATGGTAAACGTGTCAGAGGCTTGACTGCCACTTCGACCGAGTTTACAAACAGGAGGCTGGAGAACAGCGGGTGCAATATGTCCCTGGTCACGTTCACGAAACTAGGGAAAACTTTCAAGCGTCGCAGAAAACGAATTCCCTTCTTGTATCTGGGAACAACCAAACGAAAAGCGATGGTGGGCCATTATCCTGGGTTCCATTTACAAAGACCGTGTAATCCGGTTGATATATTGGACACGCTGGATTATACAATTCAAGATGGCTTTGGTAACAATGCACTAATCACGTTGAACGATACACAGATAATAGATGAGAACGAAGGCAAAGAAGCAGAACCTGTCGCGGCAGTAAGTAGTGTAACTGAAGCGGTCGTTTTCAATAATCAGGTAGATCATCGTGAAGAAAATCCGCCTCAAGAAATtcagaagaaaattgtttcagttGTTGATATCCCTGACAGTGCTGAAAATAAATCTCCAGATATAGATGTACTCTTGGTATCTCTgagtggaaataaaaaaccGTATCTTTTACCATGTGACGAACAGTTTGCTAAATCAAATAATACATCGTCCAAGGATACCGTAAAGATGATACCATCAGCAAATGACTCCCAGTTACAGTTCCTCTCTTTAGAATCCCCCCCGATCGACACTTTACAGACCCAGAAGCGGATCCACGGAACTGAACCCAACGCAGAGACCAACAAAGTCTCTGTCTCTGGAGGTTTCTTACACATGTCAGATCAATCCGATTCTCCTCGTACGCcaatgagaaaaagaaggagattTGATAGTCAAGACAAGTTCTCTgatagaatgaaaataaagtcTAAAGTCAGCGACGAGGAGGACGTTTGCTCCAATCACAGTTTCTCGTCAGAGGTCACGTGCATTAGGAACGACAACGAAGAAGTCCCAATCTTCCAGATCGGTTTAGACGAAAATTGTCAGTCCTCCGATCCTAGCAGCAAAGACACGGAAATCGTACCGGTAAGCTCTGGCTCAAATATTGCAACcaacgaaaaaggaaacaagaaGAAGGTGTTTAAGAGAATTTTGCCAATCGCCAGTTCAAGCACTGATTCCCCGGACATTGTCTCTCAAGGTGTCTCTCCGACGACCAAGCGGAAACGAGTCGTTTCTCCTGAAGTTAGCGACGGAGAGTGGACCGCGATCGTGCACAACTGGGTCGATGAGAGGTGCAAAAAGAAAGGTAAATTGGAGCAAACTCGTGATTCCTCTAATTTGACGAATGCGTCTCGCGCGGCTAGAGACAACGCTTCGTTGAAGTCTGGCTCGTCAGATCGTGACAAATCTACCAACAAACTGTCTACGCAGTGTAGACAGCAGTTAGACTTCGCTGGTAGATCCAGCGACGAGGAAACCAATTTCAATGGAACCAAGTGGAGTAAGAGTTTGGATAAGCCTAAGGATTCGTCGATTGTTGTCCAGGATTCGCCTGATTTTGGATTGACGATagatcgaatgaaaaatatacgaaacaaaACAACGGAACTCATACAGGCGGATACTTACGACGATATCATGGCAAATACAGACTATGAAGAAATCATTATAGAGGACGATAatgcaaagaataaaaaatctaGAAGAGGATCGGTCGAGTGTTTGGAGATAGCTAGTTATGAGAGAAAATCTAAATCAGCAAGATCGTGCGTTGAAAGTTCTTACTCGTCGAGTAAAGATGTTCTGTGCGTACCTTCTAATGGATCTGATAAGGAGAATAACCATCAAATATCTGGTGTATTGTACGATAGTGACAATGAGAATGAAGAGAGACTGGTTCCAGTGTATGTAAATGTGGTTAATAAGAATTCGAGGAAGAATAGATTACAAGAAAATTCACGCAAGTCGTCCGGCAACGAATCGATGTGTATTTCAAACAAATCATTGGGACAGAGTTCAATAACTTCTTCTTCTCAGAAGCATCCAACGAATTCGTGTGTGAGCAATTCTACAATTAAGGATATGTCCGAACATGATTCTTTGATGGACATCACGCAACATGATCTGATGATTAAACAATTTGAGATGGATCtgtttgagaaaaattataaaaattctaacgTGCCTttggaaatggaaaagaagatTCTACAGACGCCGAAGCGTAACAAGAAGTGTTCAAACGCAGATGGAAAG GACGTCGAACACTCGGGTGAAGAAGACGACATTGTCGAGAACACTCCTAACACAAAGACGAAAAA TTTGGAAGCGATCAATTCGACGCAGAGGAATGTGACATCGTCGTTCTCGGTTTCGAAGACCTTGGAAAAACCATTGCCTGCCAAAATTCTACAGTCGGCGACCGGAAGATGCCTCACCAATATCAGCACTCCAAATTCCACGATCAGCATTCCTCCTCTTTACCAGAGCACCCCGAAAATGCATCAGTCTACCTGCAATAACGCCACGAAGCTTGTTCCTCGCGCGAATGAATCCTCTAACAAGCAGACGAAGGATTCCATTCAGCGAAATATGGATCGAAGCGTTGAGGAAAACGCTGTTCAACGTACAAATAACATTGAGAAAGATGTcgttcaaattataaataatagtcaggataatatcgttaaaagtacaaataatGTTGGAGACGttgagaaaaatatcgctCAACGTGCACACTATGCCAACAGACAGAAGCTCTGTTTTGTATGCAGCGGATTGACAATTCATGAAATCGATCTAGTGAAGAAGTTAACGCAAATGCTGGACGGTAGATACCTGGCTCAGTTCGATAAGGATGTAACACACGTGATCGTGAAAGCTGACAAAAATAACGGAGCTAGCAACACGTTGAAATACCTGCAGGGTATAGTCCATAGGAAATGGATCGTGAGTTATCAGTGGGTGGTTGATTCGGTAAAGGAGAAAAGATTAGTGAACGAGGAACCGTACGAAGTGGTAGATTCTAAGACTCTCGAAGAAGGCCCTCGAAAATCGCGATGCAGAGAGAAGGGTTTATTCGAGGGATTCTGCTTTCTATGTATTGAACCGTACGTCAACGTTTCTATAGAACAGTATCAG GACTTGCTACGCGCTACGGGTGCCATCGTGGTCGACTCGTTACGCGCTCTAGCCGCTGAGAAGAATTTGATGAAGATCATTTTGATTCAGGCCGACCTTCATGAATTCCAAATTATTG TAACTCCAATGTTCTACgaaatatctatatttcatttttatctactAAAACAAGTTCCGATTGAAATAACCACTCGCAACAGCAAAATACCAACAACACACTAA